In Gopherus flavomarginatus isolate rGopFla2 chromosome 5, rGopFla2.mat.asm, whole genome shotgun sequence, one DNA window encodes the following:
- the BTBD18 gene encoding BTB/POZ domain-containing protein 18 isoform X1: MCSPVAGSKILYRNSRLLRMAFLQLHRQQRADVFCDVILQAEGEAVPAHCCILSACSPFFMECLERQMPSKGCKVVLELRGLKIGTLRKLVDFLYTSEMEVSREEARDILAAARQFQVAELESLQLEGGKLVKQVLGRRLNRKCLQPPSLAPISARVVPQACPPAPTTSQTFHPLVAGKQLTAKSPGDGGVRASSTACQAESAKYWAAVVPQNGGAQLGMQGAVAPVQPVETGNMRTKSRSLGLDRSLSVGSTLGKAEGSQGERSAEQAFPSEGCTTDCSPLPRKIKLSRLKLPPPHNACATKAPPTAAPSKTPMSIRRLWRQKTPGWDEAGGLEQASPSCPAGSLPVPPKTSNGKRSSNASASGSDTTPEEGHVGSVKLRKVVNGSCWEVVQEPPGREPQGAPVTMGETGTSRVASPPSSRPHNFTRGPELPETRAASSTELLAGRLEAVPLPEQVTVEQGPSDGRGGCRDPYELDMAALEPLSEDEDFGDSAPLEQMLDLLLSGGGVEGLGTAGPGGTAGCASSMGPSRGPNMTPVGAEAAGEEWHPPEMQLWPEWDDLGKGPLPGWEVGGGHSALSTADGDSLGQPVGGHLAPRRALSSGRHPSSCSPVPLAPASPQTPQHPQLAAGSRKAQSAHIPVEDSTEKGQGLCTTQAAGMETRPQFQAPWGLPRSSPKHGPLDHQPPDSPEGDEIDIMAGAEEALVPAGITCVRPDPSSESDEDVDILN; the protein is encoded by the coding sequence GAGAGGCTGTACCAGCTCACTGCTGCATTCTCTCCGCCTGCAGTCCCTTCTTCATGGAGTGCCTGGAGAGGCAGATGCCCTCCAAGGGGTGCAAAGTGGTGCTGGAGCTGCGGGGTCTGAAGATCGGGACACTGCGGAAGCTGGTGGATTTCCTATACACCTCGGAGATGGAAGTGTCCCGGGAGGAGGCCCGGGATATCCTCGCTGCCGCCCGGCAGTTCCAAGTGGCAGAACTGGAGTCGCTGCAGCTGGAGGGCGGGAAGCTGGTGAAACAGGTGTTGGGTCGGCGCTTGAATCGGAAGTGCTTGCAGCCGCCCAGCCTGGCTCCTATCTCTGCTAGGGTCGTGCCGCAGGCCTGTCCGCCAGCTCCCACCACCTCACAGACATTCCACCCCCTGGTGGCAGGCAAGCAACTTACGGCAAAGTCCCCAGGTGATGGTGGGGTACGTGCCAGCAGCACCGCCTGTCAGGCGGAGAGTGCCAAGTATTGGGCGGCTGTCGTACCTCAGAAtgggggagcccagctggggatgcagggtGCAGTGGCTCCTGTGCAGCCCGTGGAGACTGGGAACATGAGAACCAAGAGCCGCTCCTTGGGCTTAGACAGGAGCCTCAGTGTGGGGAGCACACTGGGCAAGGCTGAAGGGTCACAGGGTGAGAGGAGCGCTGAGCAGGCCTTTCCCAGTGAGGGCTGCACCACAGACTGCTCACCACTGCCAAGGAAAATCAAGCTCAGCCGCCTGAAACTGCCGCCTCCCCACAACGCCTGTGCCACGAAGGCACCCCCCACTGCAGCACCCAGCAAGACTCCCATGTCCATCCGGCGCCTCTGGCGGCAGAAGACCCCAGGCTGGGATGAAGCAGGTGGGCTAGAGCAGGCCAGCCCCTCTTGCCctgctggcagcctccctgtgcctCCAAAGACCAGCAACGGGAAGCGAAGCTCCAATGCATCGGCTTCTGGCTCAGACACTACCCCAGAGGAGGGGCATGTGGGTAGCGTGAAGCTCAGGAAGGTCGTCAACGGGAGTTGCTGGGAGGTGGTACAAGAACCACCAGGCAGGGAGCCCCAAGGAGCCCCAGTGACCATGGGAGAGACAGGCACCTCCCGTGTGGCTTCCCCGCCCAGCTCCAGACCGCACAACTTTACACGCGGGCCAGAGCTGCCAGAGACACGGGCAGCCAGCTCCACTGAGCTGCTGGCTGGAAGGCTGGAGGCTGTGCCGCTTCCTGAGCAGGTGACGGTAGAACAGGGGCCCTCAgatgggagaggaggctgcagggaccCTTACGAGCTGGACATGGCAGCACTGGAGCCCTTGAGTGaggatgaggattttggggactCAGCACCGCTGGAGCAGATGCTGGACCTGCTGCTATCAGGCGGTGGTGTGGAGGGCCTGGGCACTGCTGGGCCAGGAGGGACGGCAGGCTGTGCCTCTTCCATGGGCCCCTCACGTGGGCCAAATATGACACCCGTGGGTGCTGAGGCAGCAGGCGAAGAATGGCATCCTCCAGAGATGCAGCTGTGGCCAGAGTGGGATGACCTagggaagggccccctgccaggATGGGAAGTGGGGGGTGGTCACTCCGCCCTTAGCACTGCAGATGGGGATTCCCTGGGGCAGCCTGTGGGTGGCCATCTTGCACCCAGGAGGGCTCTCTCCAGTGGTCGCCACCCCTCCTCatgcagcccagtgcccctggCACCCGCCAGCCCCCAGACTCCTCAGCACCCGCAGCTGGCAGCTGGCAGCAGGAAGGCTCAGTCGGCTCATATTCCTGTGGAAGACAGCACGGAGAAAGGGCAGGGACTCTGCACCACCCAGGCTGCTGGGATGGAGACAAGGCCCCAGTTTCAAGCACCCTGGGGGCTGCCCCGAAGCAGCCCAAAGCATGGCCCTTTGGATCATCAGCCCCCAGATAGTCCGGAGGGCGACGAGATTGACATCATGGCCGGCGCTGAGGAGGCTCTGGTACCTGCTGGCATCACCTGTGTCAGGCCTGACCCCTCCTCGGAGTCTGATGAAGACGTGGACATTCTGAACTAG
- the BTBD18 gene encoding BTB/POZ domain-containing protein 18 isoform X2 — MECLERQMPSKGCKVVLELRGLKIGTLRKLVDFLYTSEMEVSREEARDILAAARQFQVAELESLQLEGGKLVKQVLGRRLNRKCLQPPSLAPISARVVPQACPPAPTTSQTFHPLVAGKQLTAKSPGDGGVRASSTACQAESAKYWAAVVPQNGGAQLGMQGAVAPVQPVETGNMRTKSRSLGLDRSLSVGSTLGKAEGSQGERSAEQAFPSEGCTTDCSPLPRKIKLSRLKLPPPHNACATKAPPTAAPSKTPMSIRRLWRQKTPGWDEAGGLEQASPSCPAGSLPVPPKTSNGKRSSNASASGSDTTPEEGHVGSVKLRKVVNGSCWEVVQEPPGREPQGAPVTMGETGTSRVASPPSSRPHNFTRGPELPETRAASSTELLAGRLEAVPLPEQVTVEQGPSDGRGGCRDPYELDMAALEPLSEDEDFGDSAPLEQMLDLLLSGGGVEGLGTAGPGGTAGCASSMGPSRGPNMTPVGAEAAGEEWHPPEMQLWPEWDDLGKGPLPGWEVGGGHSALSTADGDSLGQPVGGHLAPRRALSSGRHPSSCSPVPLAPASPQTPQHPQLAAGSRKAQSAHIPVEDSTEKGQGLCTTQAAGMETRPQFQAPWGLPRSSPKHGPLDHQPPDSPEGDEIDIMAGAEEALVPAGITCVRPDPSSESDEDVDILN; from the coding sequence ATGGAGTGCCTGGAGAGGCAGATGCCCTCCAAGGGGTGCAAAGTGGTGCTGGAGCTGCGGGGTCTGAAGATCGGGACACTGCGGAAGCTGGTGGATTTCCTATACACCTCGGAGATGGAAGTGTCCCGGGAGGAGGCCCGGGATATCCTCGCTGCCGCCCGGCAGTTCCAAGTGGCAGAACTGGAGTCGCTGCAGCTGGAGGGCGGGAAGCTGGTGAAACAGGTGTTGGGTCGGCGCTTGAATCGGAAGTGCTTGCAGCCGCCCAGCCTGGCTCCTATCTCTGCTAGGGTCGTGCCGCAGGCCTGTCCGCCAGCTCCCACCACCTCACAGACATTCCACCCCCTGGTGGCAGGCAAGCAACTTACGGCAAAGTCCCCAGGTGATGGTGGGGTACGTGCCAGCAGCACCGCCTGTCAGGCGGAGAGTGCCAAGTATTGGGCGGCTGTCGTACCTCAGAAtgggggagcccagctggggatgcagggtGCAGTGGCTCCTGTGCAGCCCGTGGAGACTGGGAACATGAGAACCAAGAGCCGCTCCTTGGGCTTAGACAGGAGCCTCAGTGTGGGGAGCACACTGGGCAAGGCTGAAGGGTCACAGGGTGAGAGGAGCGCTGAGCAGGCCTTTCCCAGTGAGGGCTGCACCACAGACTGCTCACCACTGCCAAGGAAAATCAAGCTCAGCCGCCTGAAACTGCCGCCTCCCCACAACGCCTGTGCCACGAAGGCACCCCCCACTGCAGCACCCAGCAAGACTCCCATGTCCATCCGGCGCCTCTGGCGGCAGAAGACCCCAGGCTGGGATGAAGCAGGTGGGCTAGAGCAGGCCAGCCCCTCTTGCCctgctggcagcctccctgtgcctCCAAAGACCAGCAACGGGAAGCGAAGCTCCAATGCATCGGCTTCTGGCTCAGACACTACCCCAGAGGAGGGGCATGTGGGTAGCGTGAAGCTCAGGAAGGTCGTCAACGGGAGTTGCTGGGAGGTGGTACAAGAACCACCAGGCAGGGAGCCCCAAGGAGCCCCAGTGACCATGGGAGAGACAGGCACCTCCCGTGTGGCTTCCCCGCCCAGCTCCAGACCGCACAACTTTACACGCGGGCCAGAGCTGCCAGAGACACGGGCAGCCAGCTCCACTGAGCTGCTGGCTGGAAGGCTGGAGGCTGTGCCGCTTCCTGAGCAGGTGACGGTAGAACAGGGGCCCTCAgatgggagaggaggctgcagggaccCTTACGAGCTGGACATGGCAGCACTGGAGCCCTTGAGTGaggatgaggattttggggactCAGCACCGCTGGAGCAGATGCTGGACCTGCTGCTATCAGGCGGTGGTGTGGAGGGCCTGGGCACTGCTGGGCCAGGAGGGACGGCAGGCTGTGCCTCTTCCATGGGCCCCTCACGTGGGCCAAATATGACACCCGTGGGTGCTGAGGCAGCAGGCGAAGAATGGCATCCTCCAGAGATGCAGCTGTGGCCAGAGTGGGATGACCTagggaagggccccctgccaggATGGGAAGTGGGGGGTGGTCACTCCGCCCTTAGCACTGCAGATGGGGATTCCCTGGGGCAGCCTGTGGGTGGCCATCTTGCACCCAGGAGGGCTCTCTCCAGTGGTCGCCACCCCTCCTCatgcagcccagtgcccctggCACCCGCCAGCCCCCAGACTCCTCAGCACCCGCAGCTGGCAGCTGGCAGCAGGAAGGCTCAGTCGGCTCATATTCCTGTGGAAGACAGCACGGAGAAAGGGCAGGGACTCTGCACCACCCAGGCTGCTGGGATGGAGACAAGGCCCCAGTTTCAAGCACCCTGGGGGCTGCCCCGAAGCAGCCCAAAGCATGGCCCTTTGGATCATCAGCCCCCAGATAGTCCGGAGGGCGACGAGATTGACATCATGGCCGGCGCTGAGGAGGCTCTGGTACCTGCTGGCATCACCTGTGTCAGGCCTGACCCCTCCTCGGAGTCTGATGAAGACGTGGACATTCTGAACTAG
- the SELENOH gene encoding selenoprotein H, translated as MVPHGWEQGNFLWLAGPRGCAGAPCWALAGEEAGTMAPKARKRKAKEPEAKAVNSEDPKANGSADTQPKRLRGEGSQGPGPRVVIEHCKSURVYGRNADAVSQALRRTVTNVVVVINPETPRRNSFEVSLVKEDGRTVELWSGIKKGPPRKLKFPEPQKVADMLKSSLV; from the exons ATGGTGCCACATGGTTGGGAGCAGGGCAATTTCCTGTGGCTGGCCGGCCCGCGTGGCTGCGCCGGGGCTCCGTGTTGGGCCCTCGCTGGGGAGGAGGCG GGCACGATGGCCCCCAAAGCGAGGAAGAGGAAGGCAAAGGAGCCTGAGGCAAAGGCTGTGAACTCCGAGGACCCGAAGGCGAATGGCAGTGCCGATACGCAGCCAAAGAGGTTACGGGGTGAGGGAAGTCAGGGCCCGGGCCCACGTGTGGTTATTGAGCATTG TAAGAGCTGACGAGTCTACGGGCGCAATGCCGATGCCGTGAGCCAGGCACTGCGCCGCACCGTCACCAACGTGGTGGTGGTGATCAACCCCGAGACACCACGCAGGAACAGCTTTGAGGTATCCCTGGTGAAGGAGGATGGAAGAA CGGTGGAGCTATGGAGCGGCATTAAGAAAGGACCACCTCGCAAGCTCAAGTTCCCTGAGCCACAGAAGGTGGCTGACATGCTGAAGAGCAGCTTGGTCTGA